From Corynebacterium sp. BD556, the proteins below share one genomic window:
- a CDS encoding ABC transporter ATP-binding protein, which translates to MASVTFDQATRVYPGADTPSVDKLSLELADGEFLVLVGPSGSGKSTALRMLAGLEETNEGRILIGERDVTTLEPKERDIAMVFQNYALYPHMSVRENMGFALKLAGMDKAEINKRVEDAARTLDLTAYLDRKPKALSGGQRQRVAMGRAIVREPQVFLMDEPLSNLDAKLRVQTRTQIAALQRRMGVTTLYVTHDQTEALTMGDRIAVLDHGVLQQVGTPSELYNHPDNVFVAGFIGSPAMNLARFTVADGFARLGSAAVPVPLENGDVILGFRPEALRIVQGGAGIPVEVEFVEELGSDSYLYGNLAGGGWVPEGHGTESTGHIVVRTGPRAGVEAGEIINVEVVEGGLHMFDVESGKRL; encoded by the coding sequence ATGGCATCAGTGACTTTTGACCAAGCCACACGGGTCTACCCCGGGGCGGATACACCGAGTGTTGACAAGCTATCGCTCGAGCTTGCCGACGGCGAGTTCCTCGTCCTCGTCGGCCCCTCCGGCTCCGGTAAATCCACCGCGCTGCGCATGCTCGCCGGACTTGAGGAAACCAACGAGGGCCGCATCCTGATCGGTGAGCGCGACGTGACCACCCTCGAACCTAAAGAACGCGACATCGCCATGGTGTTTCAAAACTACGCGCTCTACCCCCACATGTCCGTGCGCGAAAACATGGGCTTTGCCCTCAAACTCGCTGGAATGGACAAAGCGGAGATCAACAAACGTGTCGAAGACGCCGCCCGCACCCTCGACCTCACCGCCTATCTCGACCGCAAACCGAAGGCGCTGTCCGGCGGACAACGCCAGCGCGTGGCCATGGGCCGCGCCATCGTGCGCGAACCTCAGGTCTTTCTCATGGACGAACCTTTGAGCAACCTTGACGCCAAACTGCGCGTGCAGACCCGCACCCAGATCGCCGCGTTGCAACGCCGCATGGGCGTGACCACCCTTTATGTCACACACGACCAAACCGAAGCCTTAACCATGGGCGATCGCATCGCCGTGTTGGACCACGGCGTACTCCAGCAGGTAGGCACCCCAAGCGAGCTATACAACCACCCCGACAACGTCTTTGTCGCCGGCTTCATCGGCTCACCCGCCATGAACCTCGCCCGCTTCACCGTCGCAGATGGCTTCGCCCGCCTCGGCTCAGCCGCGGTGCCGGTGCCGCTGGAAAACGGCGACGTCATTCTCGGCTTCCGCCCCGAAGCGCTGCGCATCGTGCAGGGTGGCGCCGGGATCCCGGTGGAAGTGGAGTTCGTCGAAGAACTCGGCTCCGACTCCTACCTCTACGGCAACCTCGCCGGAGGCGGCTGGGTACCCGAAGGGCACGGCACTGAATCGACGGGCCACATCGTCGTGCGCACCGGCCCGCGCGCCGGTGTCGAAGCAGGAGAGATCATCAACGTTGAGGTGGTCGAAGGCGGCCTTCACATGTTCGACGTGGAGAGCGGAAAACGCCTGTAG
- a CDS encoding Rieske (2Fe-2S) protein: MTCSRRLFLLGSATTFAGAFLAACGYPAPEEVAATEVPIGSAVILDKVIIAQPEAGTYVAYSSTCPHEFKKITQVKGDTVRCTAHGSLFNIVDGSVISGPAVRGLRELDLEEHSGKLIATDTGD; this comes from the coding sequence ATGACCTGCTCTCGCCGTCTTTTCTTACTTGGTTCCGCCACCACCTTCGCCGGCGCTTTCCTCGCCGCCTGCGGTTATCCCGCTCCGGAGGAGGTGGCGGCAACTGAGGTTCCCATCGGCTCGGCGGTGATCCTTGACAAGGTAATTATCGCCCAACCGGAAGCAGGCACGTACGTGGCGTACTCATCGACCTGCCCACACGAGTTCAAGAAAATCACTCAGGTCAAAGGTGACACGGTGCGCTGCACCGCGCATGGTTCCCTGTTTAACATCGTCGACGGCTCCGTGATCTCCGGTCCAGCGGTGCGCGGATTGCGTGAGCTCGACCTCGAAGAGCACAGCGGCAAGCTCATCGCCACCGACACCGGGGACTAA
- the trpB gene encoding tryptophan synthase subunit beta, whose product MTDNTHGGRTLLPAYYGQFGGQYVPESLLPALDQLEKAFVEAWNDEEFMAQYRRLLRDYLGRPTPLTECRNLPLGDSKARIFLKREDLVHGGAHKTNQVIGQALLAKKMGKKRIIAETGAGQHGTATALACALLDLECVIYMGVEDMARQEPNVFRMRLMGAQVVGVDTGSGTLKDAVNEALRDWTATFHDSHYLLGTAAGPHPFPRIVKDFHRVISEEAKAQMLEHTGALPTVVVACVGGGSNAIGMFADFIDEKDVTLVGAEPGGEGVGVGKHGAAIAAGTVGILHGTRSYLMRDNDGQVVDSYSISAGLDYPAVGPEHAHLAATGRADYVAITDEEAIRAFQLLSKYEGIIPALESSHALAYALQRAAEATEEETILVALSGRGDKDIAHVRATLDKHPDWVIEKPSAATKEN is encoded by the coding sequence ATGACTGACAACACCCACGGCGGACGCACCCTCCTGCCGGCCTACTATGGACAATTCGGCGGACAATACGTCCCCGAATCACTGCTTCCGGCGCTAGACCAACTAGAAAAGGCCTTCGTGGAAGCGTGGAACGACGAGGAGTTCATGGCGCAGTACCGCCGCCTGCTTCGCGACTACCTCGGCCGACCCACACCCTTGACCGAGTGTCGCAACTTGCCGCTGGGAGATTCAAAGGCGCGAATCTTTCTCAAGCGCGAGGACTTAGTCCACGGCGGCGCCCACAAAACAAACCAAGTAATCGGCCAGGCTCTATTAGCCAAGAAAATGGGCAAAAAACGCATCATCGCCGAGACTGGCGCAGGCCAACACGGCACCGCCACCGCGCTGGCCTGCGCGCTTCTCGACCTCGAATGCGTCATCTACATGGGTGTCGAGGACATGGCGCGCCAAGAACCGAACGTATTTCGCATGCGCCTCATGGGAGCCCAGGTCGTCGGTGTCGACACCGGATCCGGCACACTCAAAGACGCAGTCAATGAGGCGCTGCGCGATTGGACCGCAACCTTCCACGACTCGCACTACCTACTGGGCACCGCGGCCGGCCCCCACCCATTTCCCCGCATAGTCAAAGACTTCCACCGCGTCATCTCGGAGGAAGCCAAAGCGCAAATGCTTGAGCACACAGGCGCACTTCCCACCGTCGTCGTCGCCTGCGTCGGCGGCGGATCGAACGCGATCGGCATGTTCGCCGACTTCATCGACGAAAAGGACGTCACATTAGTCGGCGCCGAACCTGGCGGGGAAGGAGTCGGCGTGGGCAAGCACGGCGCCGCCATCGCCGCCGGCACCGTGGGTATTCTCCACGGCACCCGCTCCTACCTGATGCGCGACAACGACGGCCAAGTGGTGGACTCCTACTCCATCTCCGCCGGCCTGGATTACCCGGCGGTCGGCCCGGAGCACGCACACCTCGCCGCGACAGGCCGCGCCGACTACGTAGCGATCACTGACGAGGAAGCAATCCGGGCCTTCCAATTGCTCAGCAAATACGAAGGCATCATCCCAGCGCTCGAATCCTCACACGCGCTGGCCTACGCCCTACAACGCGCCGCGGAAGCCACCGAGGAAGAAACCATCCTTGTTGCTTTATCCGGCCGCGGCGACAAAGACATCGCCCACGTGCGCGCCACCTTAGATAAACACCCGGACTGGGTGATTGAAAAACCCTCCGCCGCGACTAAGGAGAACTAA
- a CDS encoding anthranilate synthase component 1, with translation MSDLHPTTARIEVAYHADASSLFEHLGGTRATDAVLLESADITTRSGLMSVAVLTASLRVTCNGQRVEVEVLTGSGAVVAAHLRDRLADYAVGDNAYVFPTSAAAEERERLKAVSSAEVLRALSTSAGYEEEGFPFLAGGLAFDYLATFEHLPPVAEGPNTYPDYQFILAETMLRIDHREQTAHLAGITFDGTKPDLAQLARTIETAEPKPATPTEVGTLRVTTDVSDESFRADVIKLKDNIDNGDIFQVVPARAFSAACPDAFAAYRRLRDTNPSPYMFYVRGLDRAGEPFELFGASPESSLKFTASNREVQLYPIAGTRPRGLNPDGSVNHELDTRMELQLRTNAKEVAEHTMLVDLARNDLARVAAPGTRRVAELLQVDRYSRVMHLVSRVTATLAEDLDALDAYRACMNMGTLTGAPKLRATELLREMEGTRRGSYGGAVGYISGNGDMDTCIVIRSAYVSGAVATVQAGAGVVRDSDPQAEADETLHKAYAVLNALAQSTNSTLEVTT, from the coding sequence ATGAGCGACCTGCACCCCACAACGGCGCGAATAGAGGTGGCGTACCACGCGGACGCCTCCAGCCTGTTCGAGCACTTGGGCGGCACGCGCGCAACTGACGCGGTGCTCTTGGAATCCGCAGACATCACCACCCGCAGCGGGCTGATGTCCGTGGCAGTGCTCACCGCCTCCCTTCGGGTCACGTGCAACGGGCAGCGGGTGGAGGTTGAGGTGTTGACCGGCTCGGGCGCAGTCGTCGCCGCGCACCTGCGCGACAGGCTCGCTGACTACGCGGTAGGGGACAACGCCTACGTGTTCCCCACTTCCGCGGCCGCTGAGGAGCGCGAACGCCTCAAAGCCGTGTCCTCCGCGGAGGTGCTGCGCGCGCTGAGCACCTCCGCGGGCTACGAGGAGGAGGGCTTTCCCTTCCTCGCCGGCGGCCTGGCCTTCGATTACCTGGCCACATTCGAGCATTTGCCTCCGGTGGCGGAAGGGCCCAACACCTACCCGGATTACCAGTTCATCCTCGCCGAAACCATGCTGCGCATCGACCACCGGGAGCAGACCGCGCACCTGGCCGGGATCACTTTCGACGGCACGAAGCCCGATTTGGCGCAGCTTGCCCGCACCATCGAGACAGCCGAGCCCAAGCCCGCAACGCCTACGGAGGTCGGCACACTCCGCGTCACCACGGATGTCTCAGACGAAAGTTTCCGCGCAGACGTGATCAAGCTCAAAGACAATATCGACAATGGCGATATTTTCCAGGTCGTTCCGGCGCGAGCTTTCAGCGCCGCATGCCCGGACGCTTTCGCCGCTTATCGACGCCTCCGCGACACCAACCCCTCTCCCTACATGTTCTACGTGCGCGGCCTCGACCGAGCCGGCGAGCCCTTCGAGCTTTTCGGCGCCTCACCCGAATCCAGTTTGAAGTTCACCGCCAGCAACCGGGAGGTGCAGCTGTACCCGATCGCCGGCACCCGCCCCCGCGGCCTCAACCCCGACGGCAGCGTCAACCACGAACTCGACACACGCATGGAGCTTCAGCTTCGCACCAACGCCAAGGAGGTCGCCGAACACACCATGCTTGTTGATTTGGCGCGAAACGACTTGGCGCGCGTCGCCGCACCGGGCACCCGCCGGGTTGCCGAGCTGTTGCAAGTAGATCGCTACTCCCGGGTCATGCACTTAGTCTCCCGCGTCACCGCCACGCTTGCCGAGGACTTAGATGCCCTCGATGCCTACCGCGCCTGCATGAACATGGGCACGCTCACAGGCGCACCGAAACTACGCGCCACGGAACTTCTGCGCGAAATGGAAGGCACCCGCCGCGGCTCCTACGGCGGCGCCGTCGGCTACATCTCCGGTAACGGCGACATGGATACCTGTATTGTCATCCGCTCTGCGTATGTCTCCGGGGCAGTGGCCACCGTGCAGGCGGGTGCCGGGGTGGTGCGCGACTCAGACCCCCAAGCCGAAGCCGACGAAACCCTGCACAAGGCCTACGCCGTGCTCAACGCACTGGCCCAATCCACGAACTCAACCCTGGAGGTGACAACGTGA
- a CDS encoding SdpI family protein → MSVANIVLASVFFVVAVALIVLGAMATMGKLPGNPVIGLRVPEVRKDKATWDQAHRALGPLWIFAGVSAAFAGAFSLIAQGWLWFIPLAFLGASVAAYSIAGNFGARAALLVDAARNPDHATNDAPSSPAPAVNLEALRKAAGQADQ, encoded by the coding sequence ATGAGTGTTGCCAACATTGTCCTTGCCTCCGTCTTTTTTGTTGTCGCTGTGGCGTTGATCGTCCTGGGCGCCATGGCGACGATGGGCAAGCTCCCCGGCAACCCCGTTATTGGGCTTCGCGTGCCTGAGGTGCGCAAGGACAAGGCGACGTGGGACCAGGCGCACCGCGCCTTGGGGCCCCTGTGGATTTTCGCTGGCGTCTCGGCTGCCTTCGCTGGCGCTTTCTCGCTCATCGCGCAGGGTTGGTTGTGGTTCATCCCGCTTGCATTCCTTGGGGCGTCGGTCGCGGCTTATTCAATCGCTGGCAATTTCGGCGCGAGGGCGGCTTTGCTTGTCGACGCCGCCCGCAACCCCGACCACGCCACCAACGACGCGCCGAGTAGTCCTGCCCCCGCAGTCAATCTTGAAGCGCTGCGCAAAGCGGCGGGCCAGGCCGATCAATAG
- the trpA gene encoding tryptophan synthase subunit alpha: MSRYEKTFAALQNKAEGAFVPFIMLGDPTPEDALDIIRTVVDAGADALELGVPFSDPVADGPAIQKAHVRALDGGATVHKALDQVRTIRSEYPDLPIGMLIYANVAFVRGIDRFYREFKEAGADSVLLPDVPVREGAAFNEAAAAAGIDPIYIAPAKASPEVLAGVAAQSRGYIYAISRDGVTGTERESSVEGLAEVVDNAKRYGGAPVLLGFGISAPQHVAAAIAAGAAGAITGSAITQIIDGYVDYSHPNPGRVTDMEALKKELSKFVSEMKAATR; encoded by the coding sequence ATGTCTCGCTACGAAAAAACTTTTGCCGCGCTGCAGAACAAGGCAGAAGGCGCCTTCGTGCCCTTCATCATGCTGGGCGATCCCACCCCCGAAGACGCCCTCGACATCATCCGTACGGTGGTCGACGCAGGGGCCGACGCCTTAGAGCTCGGAGTCCCTTTCTCCGACCCGGTCGCTGATGGGCCCGCCATCCAAAAAGCGCACGTGCGCGCCCTCGACGGCGGCGCAACCGTACACAAAGCACTCGACCAGGTCCGCACGATACGCAGCGAGTACCCGGATCTGCCGATCGGCATGCTCATTTACGCCAACGTCGCCTTCGTGCGTGGCATTGACCGCTTTTACCGCGAGTTCAAAGAGGCGGGCGCAGACAGCGTGCTGCTTCCCGACGTCCCCGTGCGCGAGGGCGCTGCCTTTAACGAAGCAGCCGCCGCTGCTGGCATCGACCCAATCTACATTGCCCCGGCGAAAGCCTCCCCGGAAGTTCTCGCTGGCGTGGCCGCGCAGTCGCGGGGCTACATTTACGCCATCTCCCGCGACGGTGTCACCGGCACCGAACGCGAATCCTCCGTAGAAGGCCTGGCGGAGGTCGTCGACAACGCGAAGCGCTACGGCGGGGCGCCGGTGCTGCTCGGATTCGGGATCTCCGCACCGCAGCACGTTGCCGCGGCGATCGCGGCGGGCGCGGCCGGGGCCATCACCGGCTCAGCCATCACGCAAATCATCGACGGTTACGTGGACTACTCACACCCCAACCCGGGCCGAGTCACTGATATGGAGGCGTTAAAGAAGGAGCTGTCAAAGTTCGTCTCTGAAATGAAGGCAGCCACCCGCTAA
- a CDS encoding glutamine amidotransferase-related protein: MIALLDNHDSFVYNLVDALSGYDTIVFRNTVNADDILARNPDLIVLSPGPGYPVNAGCMMELIAKAQGRVPLLGICLGFQALVEHHGGRVVPCGPVHGTSISMQLNEAGRNFPVFAGMGENVPVARYHSLGTVSVPEGMHALAHTDTAIGTVVMAASSNDGMSLGLQFHPESILTPAGPIMLERCVTFLAQKGVY; encoded by the coding sequence GTGATCGCTTTGCTCGACAACCACGACTCCTTCGTCTACAACCTCGTCGATGCGCTCAGCGGCTACGACACCATCGTTTTCCGCAACACCGTCAACGCCGATGACATCCTCGCGCGCAACCCGGACCTCATCGTTTTATCCCCCGGGCCCGGCTACCCAGTCAACGCTGGGTGCATGATGGAACTGATCGCCAAAGCGCAGGGCCGCGTCCCGCTTTTGGGTATCTGCCTGGGCTTTCAAGCCCTTGTTGAGCACCACGGGGGGCGTGTCGTGCCGTGCGGGCCGGTGCATGGGACGTCGATAAGCATGCAGCTAAACGAGGCCGGCCGTAACTTCCCCGTCTTTGCTGGGATGGGGGAAAACGTGCCGGTGGCGCGCTACCACTCGCTCGGCACCGTGTCCGTCCCCGAAGGCATGCACGCGCTGGCCCACACAGACACAGCCATCGGCACGGTGGTCATGGCCGCGAGCAGCAACGACGGCATGTCGCTCGGGCTGCAATTCCACCCCGAATCCATCCTCACCCCCGCAGGCCCGATCATGTTGGAGCGCTGCGTTACATTTCTGGCTCAGAAAGGCGTGTACTAA
- a CDS encoding dicarboxylate/amino acid:cation symporter gives MKSKVLNSLLVWILIAIILGIVCSLFFPAPLARVFVTFNGLFSNFLGFFVPVLIFALITPAIAGLGRGAGRWLGLTAGIAYGSTIISGLIAWAVSAAFYPTLLGNQVLNTNIADPEEGGLAPFFTVTMPAPFEVMSALLLAFVVGLGMTAVKSDTMYKVSTELESVVMKVVKVFIIPLLPVFIFGTFLSLGMNENFGSTLAAFGTVLLLSVAMTVVIIVLQYLIAGAVAGRNPFTALKNMMPAYFTALGTSSSAATIPVTHASTLKNKVDENVAGFVVPLCATIHLSGSMMKITLYAMAIVYMASLPIGTGQILGFILLLGVMMIAAPGVPGGAIMAAVGLLQANLGFDESMVSLMIAAYIVVDSFGTAANVTGDGAIALIVNRFAGGNIEGYKAEEDERPLIDATSS, from the coding sequence ATGAAATCCAAAGTCCTGAACTCGCTGCTGGTGTGGATCCTTATTGCGATCATCCTCGGCATCGTCTGCAGCTTGTTCTTCCCAGCCCCGTTGGCCAGGGTGTTCGTCACCTTCAACGGCCTGTTCTCTAATTTCCTCGGGTTTTTCGTCCCCGTCCTCATCTTCGCTCTCATCACCCCCGCTATCGCCGGTTTGGGTCGCGGTGCCGGCCGGTGGCTGGGGCTTACCGCAGGTATCGCCTACGGCTCCACCATCATCTCCGGCCTGATCGCCTGGGCGGTGTCCGCCGCCTTCTACCCCACCCTGCTCGGCAACCAGGTGTTAAACACCAACATCGCTGACCCGGAAGAAGGCGGCCTCGCCCCCTTCTTCACGGTCACCATGCCGGCACCTTTTGAGGTCATGTCCGCGCTGCTGCTTGCCTTTGTGGTTGGCCTGGGGATGACCGCGGTGAAATCCGACACCATGTATAAAGTCTCCACCGAATTGGAGTCCGTGGTGATGAAGGTGGTCAAGGTGTTCATCATTCCGCTGCTGCCGGTATTTATCTTCGGCACCTTCCTCAGCTTGGGAATGAACGAAAACTTCGGTTCCACCCTGGCCGCCTTTGGCACCGTGCTGCTTTTGTCCGTCGCCATGACCGTGGTCATCATCGTCTTGCAGTACCTCATCGCAGGCGCAGTTGCCGGGCGCAACCCCTTCACAGCATTGAAGAACATGATGCCCGCTTACTTCACCGCCTTGGGTACCTCCTCGTCTGCGGCAACGATCCCGGTCACCCACGCTTCTACCTTAAAGAACAAGGTGGACGAAAACGTCGCCGGTTTCGTCGTGCCGCTGTGCGCGACGATTCACCTTTCCGGTTCGATGATGAAAATTACCCTCTACGCCATGGCGATCGTCTACATGGCTTCTTTGCCGATCGGGACGGGCCAAATTTTGGGCTTCATTTTGCTGCTCGGCGTCATGATGATCGCGGCGCCCGGTGTGCCCGGAGGCGCCATTATGGCGGCGGTCGGATTGCTTCAGGCTAACCTCGGCTTTGACGAGTCCATGGTCTCGCTCATGATCGCCGCTTATATCGTCGTTGATTCCTTCGGCACGGCTGCCAATGTCACTGGTGACGGCGCTATCGCCCTGATAGTCAACCGTTTCGCCGGCGGGAACATCGAAGGCTACAAGGCGGAAGAAGATGAGCGTCCGCTAATCGACGCCACCTCGAGCTAA
- the trpD gene encoding anthranilate phosphoribosyltransferase, with the protein MASDNAIEVLKRFMDNPTPTLEEAIEAFTPLTVGDYDDVHIAALLATVRTRGETFADIAGAARAFLRAGRPFPITGTGIMDTAGTGGDGANTINITTAASLTAAAGGVKMIKCGNRSVSSKSGSADVLEALNIPLDLDPERAVRQFESSNFTFLFAPAYNPAIAHVQPVRKALGVSTIFNTLGPLLSPGRPEFQIMGIANPKLGQIIAETMRELGRGRAMVVHGAGTDEIALHGETDVWELRDGDITRYTIDPAQLGLPPCSLEDLAGGDGAENARLMRATFAGQGPEAHRNAIAANAGAMFYLRGEFSTIAEGVTHALELLRSGAVEDWLRMHEEADYSD; encoded by the coding sequence ATGGCAAGTGACAACGCGATCGAAGTGCTCAAGCGCTTCATGGACAACCCGACACCCACACTCGAGGAAGCAATCGAGGCGTTTACCCCGCTGACGGTGGGGGATTACGACGACGTCCACATCGCCGCTCTCTTAGCAACAGTGCGCACCCGCGGCGAGACTTTCGCTGACATCGCCGGCGCTGCACGAGCTTTCTTGCGCGCGGGCCGACCTTTCCCCATTACCGGCACAGGCATCATGGATACCGCCGGAACCGGCGGAGACGGGGCGAACACCATCAACATCACCACCGCCGCTTCGCTGACTGCCGCCGCCGGCGGGGTGAAGATGATCAAGTGCGGCAACCGCTCCGTATCTTCCAAGTCCGGCTCGGCCGACGTGCTGGAGGCGCTAAACATTCCGCTCGACCTCGACCCGGAGCGCGCGGTGCGCCAATTCGAGTCCTCCAACTTCACCTTCCTTTTCGCGCCAGCCTACAACCCGGCCATCGCCCACGTGCAGCCCGTGCGAAAGGCTTTGGGTGTCTCCACAATCTTCAACACCTTGGGCCCACTTCTAAGCCCCGGGCGGCCGGAGTTTCAAATCATGGGCATCGCCAACCCGAAGCTGGGACAGATCATTGCTGAGACTATGCGTGAGCTGGGCCGTGGGCGCGCGATGGTGGTCCACGGCGCTGGCACGGACGAGATCGCCCTGCATGGGGAAACTGACGTGTGGGAGCTGCGAGATGGCGACATTACCCGCTACACCATTGATCCGGCGCAGCTGGGGCTGCCTCCTTGTTCGCTGGAGGACCTCGCTGGCGGGGACGGGGCAGAAAACGCGCGGTTGATGCGCGCAACCTTCGCGGGCCAGGGCCCAGAGGCGCACCGCAATGCCATCGCCGCGAACGCAGGTGCGATGTTTTATCTCCGCGGTGAGTTCTCCACAATAGCCGAGGGTGTCACTCACGCGCTTGAGCTTCTCCGCTCCGGGGCGGTTGAGGACTGGCTGCGCATGCATGAGGAGGCCGATTACAGTGACTAA
- the trpCF gene encoding bifunctional indole-3-glycerol-phosphate synthase TrpC/phosphoribosylanthranilate isomerase TrpF — protein MTVTKLPTVLEGIVQGRIRHLDEIKERISHIDPAHLPRSQRSLYDMLARPGAQFIMECKSSSPSLGTIRKHYEPGEIASIYSRYAAGISVLCEPEHFGGDYDHLATVASITHLPVLCKDFIIDEAQIHAARYFGADAILLMLSVLDDATYTKLSTAAARLGMDVLTEVIDETEAQRAARLGAKIFGINHRNLHDLTIDLDRSQRLAPLAPEGSLVIAESGIRDVDTVRRLGVHSDGYLVGSHLTSQPDIDRAARELVYGANKVCGLTSWSAAQAARAAGAVYGGLIFEQSSPRNVSRETATDIISHEPHLSYVAVSRRTTGYAELLQDGIHAVQVHAPYQGSIEAEKQLLTSIRAEVGPTIEVWRAVTMTKAHGPDVAAALVDSADKLVLDAHTGGSGETFDWSTIPAEVKAATLLAGGVGPDNVEKALAIGCSGVDLNSGVEYPTHKGRKDAGALRRVFHTIRNFHY, from the coding sequence ATTACAGTGACTAAATTGCCAACAGTGTTGGAGGGTATTGTCCAGGGGCGTATTCGTCACCTTGACGAAATTAAAGAGCGCATCAGCCACATCGACCCGGCCCACCTGCCGCGCTCCCAACGCTCCCTCTACGACATGCTTGCCCGCCCGGGCGCCCAATTCATCATGGAGTGCAAATCCTCCTCACCCTCACTCGGCACGATCCGAAAGCATTATGAACCGGGGGAGATTGCCAGCATCTACTCCCGCTACGCCGCAGGCATCTCCGTCTTGTGCGAACCGGAGCATTTCGGCGGGGACTACGACCACCTCGCCACCGTCGCCTCGATCACCCATCTCCCGGTGTTATGCAAAGACTTCATCATCGACGAGGCCCAGATTCACGCCGCACGTTACTTCGGCGCCGACGCGATTTTGCTCATGCTGAGCGTGCTTGACGACGCCACCTATACCAAGCTCTCCACCGCAGCCGCCCGCCTCGGCATGGACGTGCTCACCGAGGTCATCGACGAAACAGAAGCACAGCGCGCCGCCCGCCTCGGCGCCAAAATCTTCGGAATCAACCACCGCAACCTCCACGACCTCACCATCGACTTGGATCGCTCGCAACGCCTCGCACCGCTGGCTCCGGAGGGCTCGCTGGTCATCGCGGAATCCGGTATCCGCGACGTAGACACGGTGCGTCGCCTCGGCGTCCATTCCGACGGCTACCTCGTGGGATCCCACCTGACCAGCCAGCCGGACATCGACCGCGCCGCCCGCGAGTTGGTGTACGGGGCAAACAAGGTGTGCGGGCTGACCTCCTGGAGCGCCGCCCAAGCCGCCCGCGCCGCCGGCGCGGTGTACGGAGGGCTCATCTTCGAGCAATCCTCGCCGCGAAATGTTTCACGTGAAACGGCCACGGACATCATCTCCCACGAACCGCACCTCTCCTACGTCGCCGTTTCCCGCCGCACCACAGGCTACGCCGAATTGCTCCAAGACGGCATCCACGCCGTCCAAGTCCACGCCCCATACCAAGGCTCGATCGAAGCCGAAAAACAACTACTCACCTCCATCAGGGCGGAGGTGGGACCCACCATCGAGGTTTGGCGGGCCGTCACCATGACGAAGGCCCACGGCCCAGACGTCGCCGCCGCGCTCGTGGACAGCGCAGACAAACTCGTGCTCGACGCCCACACCGGCGGCTCCGGCGAAACCTTCGACTGGTCCACCATTCCCGCCGAAGTCAAAGCCGCAACGCTTCTGGCCGGAGGGGTGGGGCCTGACAACGTCGAAAAGGCCCTCGCAATCGGCTGCAGTGGCGTGGACCTGAACTCCGGCGTGGAATACCCCACCCACAAAGGCCGAAAAGACGCCGGCGCCCTGCGCCGAGTCTTCCACACAATAAGAAACTTTCATTACTAG